Proteins encoded in a region of the Mycoplasma feriruminatoris genome:
- a CDS encoding glycosyltransferase family 2 protein, producing the protein MINHQLNTATTVFFYLTLVIGIIFMLFLSSDWLFFMFAYIKNKKKLTKYKPKKNRSFAIIIPAHNESSVVGKLIDSIKAQKYDGVIDIYLVADNCNDNKKTYNVGIKKNVVVLQRFHKTLKGGNFAIQHGLRYIRDNNLLDKYDCFCSFDADNLLDQNWVYEVNKAYDFYSDIQVVTTYRNSKNYADNWISSAYSIQFLKESDVINKGRATLNHASYINGTGFSFTKEILEKTNWWDFNSLSHDIEFTQWLMLNNIKTGYTENACFYDEQPIDFKSSWKQRMRWSVGFKQVWNIYKSRILKQMFSLKANKVKIWANFTMISPVVLTLVINLLFWLITTLLMVSNYEVNYVHNRFIQVAQVQNNFYHLLVYALTTPFVIHLIIFVNYLLWGIVVVIRNRKSIHATKWQKFKSIFTYPLFMLTYIPISFLALFRSTYSTTPIARKSEVVLKTKPNKTSNK; encoded by the coding sequence ATTATTAACCATCAACTTAATACAGCTACAACTGTATTTTTCTATCTTACGTTAGTTATTGGAATAATTTTTATGTTATTCCTATCTTCTGACTGACTATTTTTTATGTTCGCATACATTAAAAACAAAAAGAAATTAACTAAATATAAACCTAAAAAAAATAGATCATTTGCAATTATTATTCCAGCACATAATGAATCTAGTGTTGTTGGAAAACTAATTGATAGTATTAAAGCTCAAAAATATGATGGAGTAATTGATATTTATTTAGTTGCAGATAATTGTAATGATAATAAAAAAACTTATAATGTTGGAATTAAAAAAAATGTTGTAGTTTTACAAAGATTTCATAAAACTTTAAAAGGTGGAAACTTTGCTATTCAACACGGTTTAAGATACATTAGAGATAATAATCTATTAGATAAATATGATTGTTTTTGCTCTTTTGATGCTGATAATTTATTAGATCAAAACTGAGTTTATGAAGTTAATAAAGCATATGATTTTTATTCAGATATTCAAGTTGTAACAACTTATAGAAACTCAAAAAACTATGCTGATAACTGAATTTCTAGTGCTTATTCAATTCAATTTTTAAAAGAATCAGATGTTATTAATAAAGGAAGAGCTACTTTAAATCATGCTTCTTATATTAATGGAACTGGGTTTTCTTTTACTAAAGAAATTTTAGAAAAAACTAATTGATGAGACTTTAACTCACTAAGTCATGATATTGAATTTACTCAATGATTGATGCTAAATAATATTAAAACTGGCTATACAGAAAATGCTTGTTTTTATGATGAACAACCAATAGATTTTAAAAGTTCTTGAAAACAAAGAATGAGATGAAGTGTTGGGTTTAAACAAGTTTGAAATATTTATAAATCTAGAATTCTTAAACAAATGTTTTCATTAAAAGCAAATAAAGTTAAGATATGAGCAAACTTTACAATGATTTCACCTGTTGTTCTTACACTTGTAATTAATTTATTATTTTGACTAATAACTACATTATTAATGGTTTCTAATTATGAAGTTAATTATGTTCATAATAGATTTATACAAGTTGCTCAAGTACAAAATAATTTTTATCATTTATTAGTTTATGCTCTTACAACTCCATTTGTTATTCATTTAATAATTTTTGTTAATTACTTACTTTGAGGAATTGTTGTTGTTATTAGAAATAGAAAATCTATTCATGCAACTAAATGACAAAAATTTAAATCAATATTTACTTATCCTTTATTTATGTTAACTTATATTCCTATTTCATTTTTAGCACTGTTTAGATCAACTTATTCAACTACTCCTATTGCTAGAAAAAGTGAAGTAGTGTTAAAAACAAAACCTAATAAAACAAGTAATAAATAA
- the galE gene encoding UDP-glucose 4-epimerase GalE — translation MNYLLIGGAGYIGSHVAEIINKTDDNNVIIYDNLSTGFSQAIEQKSKFIQGDILDLDKLDQTFNDNQIDVVIYLAGLIKVGESVQKPLDYYQTNIQGLVNTLKTMQKYNVNYFVFSSSAAVYGNNSRHNGYFYENDPKEPCSPYGRTKYFGEEIIKDFALANPNFHYTFLRYFNVAGASKSKKIGYLTKNNQKPTHLIPAISYFAFGLTDEFSIFGSDYNTDDGTCVRDYVYVCELAELHLLTAIKMVKENRDLYYNIGSGKGFSNLEIIKEFENQLKRKLDIKIAPRRSGDPDMLVASNTKLCQELDYQIKTNIKEIVESEIAFRKAHLQNKDN, via the coding sequence ATGAATTATCTTTTAATTGGTGGAGCTGGTTATATTGGTAGCCATGTTGCTGAAATCATTAATAAAACAGATGATAATAATGTAATCATTTATGATAATTTATCTACTGGTTTTAGTCAAGCTATTGAACAAAAAAGTAAATTTATTCAAGGCGATATTTTAGATTTAGATAAACTAGATCAAACATTTAATGATAATCAAATTGATGTTGTTATTTATTTAGCTGGATTAATTAAAGTTGGTGAATCAGTACAAAAACCACTTGATTATTACCAAACTAATATTCAAGGTTTAGTTAATACTTTAAAAACAATGCAAAAATATAATGTTAATTATTTTGTATTTTCATCTTCTGCTGCTGTTTATGGTAATAATTCTCGCCATAATGGTTATTTTTATGAAAATGATCCTAAAGAACCTTGTTCACCTTATGGAAGAACAAAGTATTTTGGTGAAGAAATCATTAAAGATTTTGCACTAGCAAATCCTAATTTTCATTACACTTTTTTAAGATACTTTAATGTTGCTGGTGCTTCAAAAAGTAAAAAAATTGGTTATTTAACTAAAAACAATCAAAAACCTACTCATTTAATTCCTGCAATTAGTTATTTTGCATTTGGATTAACTGATGAGTTTAGTATTTTTGGATCAGATTACAATACTGATGATGGAACTTGTGTTAGAGATTATGTTTATGTTTGTGAACTAGCTGAACTACATTTACTAACAGCAATTAAAATGGTTAAAGAAAACCGTGATCTTTACTACAATATTGGTAGTGGTAAAGGGTTTAGCAATCTTGAAATTATAAAAGAATTTGAAAACCAATTAAAACGTAAACTAGATATCAAAATTGCTCCAAGAAGAAGTGGAGATCCAGATATGTTAGTTGCTTCAAATACTAAGTTATGTCAAGAGTTAGACTATCAAATAAAAACTAATATTAAAGAAATTGTAGAAAGTGAAATTGCTTTTAGAAAAGCACATTTACAAAACAAAGATAACTAA
- the glf gene encoding UDP-galactopyranose mutase yields MNTIKAIPTNINNTYDYVFIGCGLSTATVCAKLPKNKKVLIIEKRDHFGGNVYDHKKNDILVHQYGPHIFHTNDKEVFDFLNQFTTFNSYKNVVQAKIDDELIPLPVNVDSIKILFPNEAEDFINYLKEKFPNQEQVTILELSQIDKYQHIYQTIYTRIFASYTGKMWDKKIEDLDVSVFARVPIYLTKRNTYFTDTYEGLPTNGYTQMVLNMLSSDNIDLVLKVNITKHLQIKDNQIYINDELITKPVINCAPIDELFGYKYDKLPYRSLNIKFEELSKTNLQQTAVVNYPEHPSMTRITEYKNFYPEVKNEQNTIISKEYPGAFEQNSKEFSERYYPIPNDESRERYNKYVEESKKISNLYQLGRLAQYRYINMDQAVRSALDFADDLIKKYEK; encoded by the coding sequence ATGAACACAATAAAAGCAATACCAACTAATATAAACAACACTTATGATTATGTTTTTATTGGTTGTGGTTTAAGTACAGCTACAGTTTGTGCAAAATTACCAAAAAACAAAAAAGTTTTAATTATTGAAAAAAGAGATCATTTTGGTGGAAATGTTTATGATCATAAAAAAAATGATATTTTAGTTCATCAATATGGACCTCATATTTTTCATACAAATGACAAAGAAGTATTTGATTTTTTAAATCAATTTACAACTTTTAACTCATATAAAAATGTTGTACAAGCAAAAATTGATGATGAACTAATTCCACTTCCAGTTAATGTTGATTCAATTAAAATATTATTTCCAAATGAAGCTGAAGATTTTATTAATTATTTAAAAGAAAAGTTTCCTAATCAAGAACAAGTAACTATTTTAGAATTATCACAAATTGACAAATACCAACACATTTATCAAACTATTTATACAAGAATTTTTGCAAGTTATACTGGTAAAATGTGAGATAAGAAAATTGAAGATTTAGATGTTTCAGTTTTTGCAAGAGTTCCAATTTATTTAACTAAAAGAAATACTTATTTTACTGATACTTATGAAGGTTTACCAACTAATGGTTATACTCAAATGGTATTAAATATGTTATCTTCAGATAATATTGATCTTGTTTTAAAAGTTAATATTACTAAGCATTTACAAATTAAAGATAATCAAATTTATATTAATGATGAATTAATTACTAAACCTGTAATTAACTGTGCTCCTATTGATGAATTGTTTGGTTATAAATATGACAAATTACCTTATAGATCTTTAAACATTAAATTTGAAGAATTAAGTAAAACTAATTTACAACAAACTGCTGTAGTTAACTATCCTGAACACCCTTCAATGACAAGAATTACTGAATATAAGAATTTCTATCCAGAAGTAAAAAATGAACAAAATACTATTATTTCAAAAGAATATCCAGGGGCTTTTGAACAAAATAGTAAAGAATTTTCTGAAAGATATTATCCTATTCCAAACGATGAATCAAGAGAACGTTACAACAAATATGTTGAAGAAAGCAAAAAGATTTCTAACTTATACCAATTAGGAAGATTAGCTCAATATAGATATATTAATATGGATCAAGCTGTTAGAAGCGCTTTAGATTTTGCAGATGATCTAATTAAAAAATATGAAAAATAA
- a CDS encoding UpaP162 family type II restriction enzyme → MNNYYKIAIKLQKLLSEVIQEIFSYKNNELEIKVEDLNILQREINSVSSSSAIGFLVEEYLIINLLNYFNSSKNDKQIIMNINKVTNKNSYDFSIKYKEHLFYVNLKSNKTNNRTIAAIQKLYDDYVSYTEQTPLHFLVFKINYHIGLSTDNQNIKIIIDNTQSYFLEEINFDQWHQDKRSWSEKLNLNSGRLIVSDKFLKDNLLEIDQISYEKTKDQLAKIYKLNRNEDK, encoded by the coding sequence GTGAATAATTACTATAAAATAGCTATCAAATTACAAAAACTTTTATCAGAAGTAATACAAGAGATATTTAGTTATAAAAATAATGAACTTGAAATTAAAGTAGAAGATCTAAATATTTTACAAAGAGAAATTAATTCAGTTAGTTCATCTTCTGCAATAGGTTTTTTAGTAGAAGAATATTTAATTATAAATCTTTTAAATTATTTTAATTCTAGTAAAAATGATAAACAAATAATAATGAATATTAATAAAGTAACTAACAAAAATAGTTATGACTTTTCTATTAAATACAAAGAACATCTTTTTTATGTTAATTTAAAAAGTAATAAGACTAATAATAGAACAATAGCAGCTATTCAAAAACTTTATGATGATTATGTAAGTTATACTGAACAAACCCCATTACATTTTTTAGTTTTTAAAATTAACTATCACATTGGACTATCTACAGATAATCAAAATATTAAAATAATTATTGATAATACTCAATCTTATTTTTTAGAAGAAATTAATTTTGATCAATGACATCAAGATAAAAGATCTTGATCAGAAAAGTTAAATCTTAATTCGGGTAGACTTATAGTTTCAGATAAGTTTTTAAAAGATAATCTTTTAGAAATTGATCAAATTTCATATGAAAAAACTAAAGACCAATTAGCAAAAATATACAAACTAAATAGAAATGAAGATAAGTAA
- a CDS encoding DNA cytosine methyltransferase, translating to MQPNRKNTIVDLFAGAGGLTLGFTQNDFEILDTVEFWQPAVDTYNYNFKKHITTKDITDLNVRQNLEDNFKNKTNLVIGGFPCQGFSMAGKRSKSDQRNQLYKYTIDVISRLQPYGFVLENVKGILSYKEADGILVIDKIKDMLSKLNYHTEFILLDSSKFGVAQKRERVIFIGCKNKDKVDQVISRLKEFDLPIVTVKQAIGHLEHITNEDIIANHTFSKHSEEMKKRLSDLKEGQSLSKSFSDAFRKISYDKPAPTVKENHGGVHVHPVLPRVLTPRELANLQSFPENFIFLGTKSNVLKQIGNAVPVKLSFEIAKIVKEIFFSE from the coding sequence ATGCAACCAAATAGAAAAAACACTATTGTAGATCTATTTGCTGGAGCTGGTGGATTAACACTTGGATTTACTCAAAATGATTTTGAAATATTAGATACAGTTGAATTTTGACAACCTGCAGTTGATACATATAATTACAACTTTAAAAAACACATAACAACTAAAGACATTACTGATTTAAATGTAAGACAGAATCTAGAAGATAATTTTAAAAACAAAACAAACTTAGTTATTGGTGGGTTTCCTTGTCAAGGTTTTTCAATGGCAGGAAAAAGAAGTAAAAGTGATCAAAGAAATCAATTATATAAATATACAATAGATGTAATTTCAAGACTACAACCATATGGATTTGTATTAGAAAATGTTAAAGGAATTTTATCTTATAAAGAAGCTGATGGAATATTAGTTATTGATAAGATTAAAGATATGCTAAGCAAGTTAAATTATCATACAGAATTTATTTTATTAGATAGTTCAAAATTTGGAGTTGCTCAAAAAAGAGAAAGAGTTATTTTTATAGGATGTAAAAACAAAGATAAAGTAGATCAAGTTATTAGTAGGTTAAAAGAATTTGATTTACCAATTGTTACAGTTAAACAAGCAATAGGTCATTTAGAACACATAACAAATGAAGACATTATAGCAAATCATACTTTTTCTAAACACTCAGAAGAAATGAAAAAAAGACTATCAGATCTTAAAGAAGGACAAAGCTTATCTAAAAGTTTTTCAGATGCTTTTAGAAAAATTTCATATGATAAACCCGCTCCAACAGTAAAAGAAAATCACGGTGGTGTACATGTGCATCCTGTTTTACCAAGAGTATTAACTCCTAGAGAATTAGCTAATTTGCAATCATTTCCAGAAAATTTTATTTTTTTAGGTACTAAATCAAATGTTTTAAAACAAATAGGAAATGCTGTTCCAGTAAAGCTATCATTTGAAATAGCAAAAATAGTCAAGGAGATATTTTTTAGTGAATAA
- a CDS encoding putative cell division protein: MNDDFIENDYQISLSVKRLLELWDKNLFDKFELGTFKGLSQIHSYMFKDVFNFNGQIRKVNISKNNFMFCLTRYLEQNLKLVDSMKQNTFDQIIDKYIEMNICHPFR, translated from the coding sequence ATGAATGATGATTTTATTGAAAATGATTATCAAATAAGCTTATCAGTTAAGCGTTTATTAGAATTATGAGATAAAAACTTATTTGATAAATTTGAACTAGGTACTTTTAAAGGGTTAAGTCAAATACATTCTTATATGTTTAAAGATGTATTTAACTTTAATGGACAAATTAGAAAAGTAAACATATCTAAAAATAACTTTATGTTTTGTTTAACTAGATATTTAGAACAAAACTTAAAGTTAGTTGATAGTATGAAACAAAATACATTTGATCAAATAATAGATAAATATATTGAAATGAATATTTGTCATCCATTTAGATAA
- a CDS encoding alpha/beta hydrolase: MKSETIISKDNKKLVLYKWDEVNRPLAVIQLVHGSCEHIKRYQDFISKMNQNNVIVVGIDQRGHGQTSVLNKELGYFNKTKGWDSLVEDQLLVNQYIKTHYSDLPIYMFGHSMGSFVARSYAIKYSDTIKGLILSGTNQTNSFVLTSALFLTYLSSLFIKAKKPNKFIWNLSYKQLNKSLILKQVMELND; this comes from the coding sequence ATGAAAAGTGAAACTATTATTAGTAAAGATAATAAAAAACTAGTTTTATATAAATGAGATGAAGTTAATAGACCACTAGCAGTTATTCAACTAGTTCACGGTAGTTGTGAACATATAAAAAGATATCAAGACTTTATAAGTAAAATGAACCAAAACAATGTTATAGTAGTTGGAATTGATCAAAGAGGTCATGGACAAACTAGTGTATTAAACAAAGAGCTTGGGTATTTTAACAAAACCAAAGGTTGAGATAGTTTAGTTGAAGATCAACTATTAGTAAATCAATATATTAAAACTCATTATTCAGATCTTCCTATTTATATGTTTGGTCATTCTATGGGTAGTTTTGTAGCTAGAAGTTATGCTATTAAATATTCAGATACTATTAAAGGTTTAATATTAAGTGGAACTAATCAAACTAATAGTTTTGTTTTAACTTCAGCTTTATTTTTAACTTATCTAAGTTCTTTATTTATAAAAGCTAAAAAACCAAATAAGTTTATTTGAAATCTTAGTTATAAACAATTAAATAAAAGTTTAATTCTAAAACAAGTAATGGAGTTGAATGACTAA
- a CDS encoding alpha/beta hydrolase: MFSSSAFKDMFKGMLFNLKTKNLIKMNKDIRILLLTGSDDPVSNYSKDVIKFNNKLEKLGYNSQIIIYPQFRHEILNELDKNVVINDILKFM; this comes from the coding sequence GTGTTTTCAAGTTCTGCTTTTAAAGATATGTTTAAAGGAATGTTGTTTAACTTAAAAACTAAGAACTTAATTAAAATGAATAAAGATATAAGAATTTTGTTATTAACTGGAAGTGATGATCCAGTAAGTAACTATAGTAAAGATGTAATTAAGTTTAATAATAAGTTAGAAAAACTAGGTTATAATTCTCAAATAATTATTTATCCACAGTTTAGACATGAAATTTTAAATGAATTAGATAAAAATGTAGTGATAAATGATATTTTAAAATTTATGTAA
- a CDS encoding helix-turn-helix domain-containing protein, whose translation MLPKDIDFKLQIIEEHKKGATVKSLADKYDLSVWTIRDWIHQYNMFNEQGLSKSIGHTKYDPEFKLHVINHKKEYNLSYPQTIKLFSIKNSSTVALWEKQFKEKGVEGLKNQIGRPKNSSTSYKQLFYN comes from the coding sequence ATGCTACCAAAAGATATTGATTTTAAGCTACAAATTATAGAAGAACACAAAAAAGGAGCTACAGTCAAATCTTTAGCTGACAAATACGATCTTAGTGTGTGAACTATTAGAGATTGAATTCATCAATATAATATGTTTAATGAACAGGGACTTAGCAAAAGTATAGGGCATACTAAATATGATCCTGAGTTTAAATTACATGTTATTAATCATAAAAAAGAATATAATTTAAGCTACCCACAAACTATTAAACTTTTTAGTATTAAAAACTCTTCAACTGTTGCTTTATGAGAAAAACAATTTAAAGAAAAAGGAGTTGAAGGTTTGAAAAATCAAATCGGTAGACCTAAAAATAGTTCTACTTCTTATAAACAACTCTTTTACAATTAG
- a CDS encoding alpha/beta fold hydrolase, with protein MNQNNVIVVGIDQRGHGQTSVLNKELGYFNKTKGWDSLVEDQLLVNQYIKTHYSDLPIYMFGHSMGSFVARSYAIKYSDTIKGLILSGTNQTNSFVLTSALFLTYLSSLFIKAKKPNKFIWNLSYKQLNKKFNSKTSNGVEWLTRDTNIQNKFLKDKYCGFVFSSSAFKDMFKGMLFNLKTKNLIKMNKDIRILLLTGSDDPVSNYSKDVIKFNNKLEKLGYNSQIIIYPQFRHEILNELDKNVVINDILKFM; from the coding sequence ATGAACCAAAACAATGTTATAGTAGTTGGAATTGATCAAAGAGGTCATGGACAAACTAGTGTATTAAACAAAGAGCTTGGGTATTTTAACAAAACCAAAGGTTGAGATAGTTTAGTTGAAGATCAACTATTAGTAAATCAATATATTAAAACTCATTATTCAGATCTTCCTATTTATATGTTTGGTCATTCTATGGGTAGTTTTGTAGCTAGAAGTTATGCTATTAAATATTCAGATACTATTAAAGGTTTAATATTAAGTGGAACTAATCAAACTAATAGTTTTGTTTTAACTTCAGCTTTATTTTTAACTTATCTAAGTTCTTTATTTATAAAAGCTAAAAAACCAAATAAGTTTATTTGAAATCTTAGTTATAAACAATTAAATAAAAAGTTTAATTCTAAAACAAGTAATGGAGTTGAATGACTAACTAGAGATACAAATATACAAAACAAGTTTTTAAAAGACAAGTATTGTGGGTTTGTGTTTTCAAGTTCTGCTTTTAAAGATATGTTTAAAGGAATGTTGTTTAACTTAAAAACTAAGAACTTAATTAAAATGAATAAAGATATAAGAATTTTGTTATTAACTGGAAGTGATGATCCAGTAAGTAACTATAGTAAAGATGTAATTAAGTTTAATAATAAGTTAGAAAAACTAGGTTATAATTCTCAAATAATTATTTATCCACAGTTTAGACATGAAATTTTAAATGAATTAGATAAAAATGTAGTGATAAATGATATTTTAAAATTTATGTAA
- a CDS encoding helix-turn-helix domain-containing protein codes for MLPKDIDFKLQIIEEHKKGATVKSLADKYDLSVWTIRDWIHQYNMFNEQGLSKSIGHTKYDPEFKLHVINHKKEYNLSYPQTIKLFSIKNSSTVALWEKQFKEKGVEGLKNQIGRPKNSSTSYKQLFLQLEEKIADLEQQLTELKQQLNLKDDK; via the coding sequence ATGCTACCAAAAGATATTGATTTTAAGCTACAAATTATAGAAGAACACAAAAAAGGAGCTACAGTCAAATCTTTAGCTGACAAATACGATCTTAGTGTGTGAACTATTAGAGATTGAATTCATCAATATAATATGTTTAATGAACAGGGACTTAGCAAAAGTATAGGGCATACTAAATATGATCCTGAGTTTAAATTACATGTTATTAATCATAAAAAAGAATATAATTTAAGCTACCCACAAACTATTAAACTTTTTAGTATTAAAAACTCTTCAACTGTTGCTTTATGAGAAAAACAATTTAAAGAAAAAGGAGTTGAAGGTTTGAAAAATCAAATCGGTAGACCTAAAAATAGTTCTACTTCTTATAAACAACTCTTTTTACAATTAGAAGAAAAAATTGCTGATTTAGAACAGCAATTAACTGAACTAAAACAGCAATTAAATTTAAAAGATGACAAATAA
- a CDS encoding phosphorylase family protein, producing MHIDKNADIASIVLIAGDPRRTKWAAENLLTDYKLVSEVRNAFVYTGYYKNHKVSFATSGMGQPSIAIYVHELFNNHNVETIIRVGTCGTYNNDIKIGTVIEAKNAFSEVNIFEPNKTGWQSNKPSLDLNIGLKANVHCSDVFYRLSKLDPKEHNLDVVDMESFALFYLANYFNKKAATILTVSDNLYDHSNDLTAKQREVATLKMYQDVLNKVFE from the coding sequence ATGCATATAGATAAAAACGCAGATATTGCTAGTATTGTACTAATTGCAGGAGATCCAAGAAGAACTAAATGAGCAGCAGAAAACTTATTAACTGACTATAAATTAGTAAGTGAAGTTAGAAATGCTTTTGTTTATACTGGATATTATAAAAACCACAAAGTAAGTTTTGCTACAAGTGGTATGGGTCAACCATCAATAGCTATTTATGTTCACGAGTTATTTAACAACCATAATGTTGAAACTATTATAAGAGTTGGAACTTGTGGAACATATAATAACGATATTAAAATAGGAACTGTAATTGAAGCTAAAAATGCTTTTAGTGAAGTAAATATTTTTGAACCAAATAAAACAGGTTGGCAATCTAATAAACCTAGTTTAGATCTAAACATAGGATTAAAAGCAAATGTTCATTGTAGTGATGTATTTTATAGATTATCTAAATTAGATCCAAAAGAACATAATTTAGATGTTGTTGATATGGAAAGTTTTGCTTTATTTTATTTAGCAAATTATTTTAATAAAAAAGCAGCAACTATTTTAACAGTTTCAGATAATTTATATGATCATTCAAACGATCTAACTGCAAAACAAAGAGAAGTTGCTACTTTAAAAATGTATCAAGATGTTTTAAATAAAGTATTTGAATAA
- a CDS encoding ATP-binding protein, with protein MKFKRDFYLDQLIDKKHNRKVKIITGIRRCGKSYLLFKLFYEHLLSNQVQKDQIITLSLEGVDFLEYRNPLKLNEYIKSFITDQTKQYYVMIDEIQYCETIKNPYLKNSSYDVTFVDVLLSLVKKENVDVYVTGSNSKMLSTDVLTQFRGRGDEIHLNPLSFSEIYDSYSDKQQAFKDYSYFGGMPEVFNLKTEEEKKVYLTNLFNEIYIKDIVERNNILNQNQVLDILLDFISSSIGSLTNPTKLMNRFLSENKINISSNTIKTYLDYFEESFIINSSKRYDVKGSRYYKTPLKYYFSDIGLRNARINFRQNEQNHIQENIIYNELKKRGYSVDVGVVVYDDKSLDKRKEVRLEVDFVVNQVDQRYYIQSALNIDSYEKREQEIASLKKINDSFKKIVIVGNDIYPRYDDSGILYISIEQFLLDENIINR; from the coding sequence ATGAAGTTTAAAAGAGATTTTTATTTAGATCAATTAATAGATAAAAAGCATAATAGGAAAGTAAAAATAATAACTGGGATAAGACGTTGCGGTAAATCTTATTTGCTTTTTAAACTATTTTATGAACATTTATTATCAAATCAAGTTCAAAAGGATCAAATCATTACTTTATCTTTAGAAGGTGTGGATTTTTTAGAATATAGAAATCCTTTAAAATTAAATGAATATATAAAATCTTTTATTACTGATCAAACAAAACAATATTATGTAATGATTGATGAAATTCAATACTGTGAAACTATAAAAAATCCTTATTTAAAAAATAGTAGTTATGATGTAACTTTTGTTGATGTATTACTAAGTTTAGTTAAAAAAGAAAATGTTGATGTTTATGTAACTGGAAGTAATTCAAAAATGTTATCAACTGATGTTTTAACACAATTTAGAGGAAGAGGAGATGAAATACATTTAAATCCTTTATCTTTTAGCGAGATTTATGATTCATATTCTGACAAACAACAAGCATTTAAAGATTATAGCTATTTTGGTGGGATGCCTGAAGTTTTTAATTTAAAAACAGAAGAAGAAAAAAAGGTATATCTAACTAATCTTTTTAATGAAATTTATATAAAAGATATAGTTGAAAGAAACAATATCTTAAATCAAAACCAAGTACTTGATATATTATTAGATTTTATTTCTTCATCTATTGGTTCTTTAACTAATCCTACTAAACTTATGAATAGATTTTTATCAGAAAATAAAATAAATATTTCTTCTAATACTATTAAAACTTATTTAGATTATTTTGAAGAATCTTTTATAATTAATAGTTCTAAAAGATATGATGTTAAAGGTTCGAGATATTATAAAACCCCATTAAAATACTATTTTTCAGATATAGGTTTGAGAAATGCAAGAATTAATTTTAGACAAAATGAACAAAATCATATTCAAGAAAATATTATATACAATGAATTAAAAAAACGTGGTTATTCAGTTGATGTTGGTGTTGTTGTTTATGATGATAAAAGTTTAGATAAAAGAAAAGAAGTTCGTTTAGAAGTAGATTTTGTTGTAAATCAAGTTGATCAAAGATATTATATTCAATCAGCATTAAATATAGATTCATATGAAAAAAGAGAACAAGAAATAGCATCATTAAAAAAGATTAATGATTCATTTAAAAAAATCGTAATAGTAGGTAATGATATTTATCCTAGATATGATGATAGTGGTATTTTATACATATCAATAGAACAATTCTTATTAGATGAAAATATTATAAATAGATAA